The Planctomycetia bacterium DNA window CGCGCAGCGGCAATGGGATTTTCGTGAACAAGATCGCCGTCGCCGCCCCCACCAAGTTCTTCGTCGTCGACGGCACGGCAGACAACACCCACGAGTATGACGCCAGCGGCAATCGCACCGACAACTACGTGTTGAATAGCGCGAACAGCAATTCGCGCGGGGCGGCATCGAACGTCGCCGGCGACAAGGTCTGGGTCGTGGACGCCAACAAGAAGGTCTACGTCTACAACATCGCCGGCGGATTGCTCGGTTCGTGGACGGCGAATGGATTGTCGAGCCCGACCGGCATCACCACCAACGGGACCGATGTCTGGATCGTCGATAGTTCCACCGACAAGGTCTACAAGTACACGAGCGCGGCGTCGCGGCTGTCCGGAAGTCAAAGCGCGGCGAGTAATTTCAACCTCAACAACCAAAACGGCAACGCGACTGACCTGGTCACCAACGGAACGAATATCTGGACGGTCAACAGCGCCGCGACCGACAAGGTGTTCCGCTACAGCATGACCGGCACGCTGCAAGGCAGTTGGACGATCGACAGTCGCAACACGAGCCCCACCGGCATCACGCTCGATCCGGCCAGCCCGAGCACGTTGTGGATTGTGGACAACGCCACCGACCAGGTCTTCGCCTACGCGGGCGCAACGTCACGCACGAGCGGTAGCCAAGCAGCGGCAATCGCAGTCAATCTCGGCCAAGGTAACAGCGATCCGCAAGGCATCGCCGATCCACCGGCGCTGGCGGACGAGGTGATTCTGGAACTCTCACGAGAATCGGTGCTGACGCGAAATGCCGAAATGACGGAGCCGGCTGCGCGGCCCAACATTGGCGCGTCACGGCTGGCTGCCGATCAGGTGTTCAGCACGCTGTTTGGCAGTTCGGATGCGGTGGCGCCCAAGCGCATGCGACGTCTGGCAAACTTCGGTTAGTGCGCATCAAGCCTAAGTGTAGCGATATCCGCAGTGGCGGAGGTAGTTGCGGCATTCGGTGGCGGTGAATTGATGGAGGAGTTCGCCGCAGGCTTGCCAGAGCGCGTCGACGGTGCGATGCGTTGCGCTTTTGAGCAGCCATTTGAACTTGGCGAACGCCAGTTCAATCGGATTGAAGTCGGGGCTGTACGGCGGCAAGTACAACAGCGACGCGCCGACCGCT harbors:
- a CDS encoding transposase, which translates into the protein AVGASLLYLPPYSPDFNPIELAFAKFKWLLKSATHRTVDALWQACGELLHQFTATECRNYLRHCGYRYT